TGGGGGGCTCCGAATGGAAAAAGGTCAAAGCCAAGGCGAAAAGCGCCATTAAGGAAATGGCCTTTGATTTGGTTAAACTTTATGCTCAGCGGGAAGCGACTAAGGGCTATGCCTTTTCTCCCGATAATGTCTGGCAGCAGGAATTTGAGGAGAAATTCCCCTACCAGGAGACCCCGGATCAAATGCAATGCATCGTCGAAGTCAAACAGGATATGATGCGTCAGCGGCCCATGGATCGCCTGCTCTGTGGGGATGTAGGCTATGGCAAGACCGAGGTGGCCCTGCGGGCGGCCTTTAAGGCGGTTATGGACAGCAAGCAGGTGGCGGTTCTGGTTCCCACCACCATCCTTGCCCAGCAGCATTTTAACACCTTTCAGGAGCGCTTTATGGGCTATCCTGTGAGCATCCAGATGCTGAGCCGTTTTCGTTCCGCCAAGGAGCAGAAACTGATTCTTCAGGGGTTAAAGGAAGGATCCATTGATATAGTGGTGGGGACCCATAAGCTGGTCTCTGATTCGATTAAGTTTAAGGATTTGGGACTTTTAATCGTTGATGAAGAGCAGCGGTTTGGGGTGGCCCATAAAGAGAAGCTGAAAACTCTTAAAGCCAATGTGGATGTCCTGACCCTGTCGGCTACGCCCATTCCACGGACTCTGCATATGTCTCTGGTAGGGGTGCGGGACCTCAGTATCATTGAGACCCCGCCGGAGGATCGCTTTCCCGTCCAGACCTATGTGGCGGAATTCCGTCCGGATGTAGTGAGAGAGGCCATTCGCCGGGAGATCCAGCGGGGAGGCCAGGTCTTCTTTGTCCATAACCGTGTGGAAGATATGGAGCAGGTGGTTCATTTCCTCAGCCAGTTGGTGCCTGAGGCCCGTTACGGCATCGCCCACGGGCAGATGAGCGAAAAAGAGCTGGAGCAGGAGATGCTGGCTTTCCTGGAGCATGAAAGCGATGTCCTGGTCTGCACCACTATCATTGAGACGGGTTTGGATATGCCTAATGTCAACACCCTGATCATTGATGAGGCTGATCGCCTTGGTCTGGGGCAGCTTTATCAGCTGCGGGGCCGGGTAGGGCGTTCCAATCGCCGGGCTTATTCCTACTTTTTATATAAACCCCAGAAGGTTCTCACCGAGGTGGCTGAAAAACGCCTGGCAGCCATACGGGAATTTACCGAGTTTGGCTCCGGCCTTAAAATTGCCATGCGGGATTTGGAGATTCGCGGGGCCGGGAATCTGATTGGCGCCCAACAGCATGGTCATTTAGCTGCCTTGGGATTTGAGCTTTATAGCCAGATGCTTAAGGAAGCGGTTCAGGAGCTCAAGGGTGAGAAGGTGGAGGAAAAGATCGAGACCAGTATCGAGGTTCAGGTGGATGCCTATCTGCCGGACATCTATATTGGGGAGCGTCAGCTTAAGGCGGCTCTCTATCAGCGGATGGTAGCCATCGATAATGAAGAGGACCTCAGTATGATGATCGATGAATTGATCGACCGCTTCGGCACTCCGCCGCGGGAAGTGGAGAACCTTTTGAAGATTGTCCGGATTAAATGGATGGCCTCAGGGATGAAGATTGAGCAGATTCAGCAGCTCAAGCAGCAGATGGTGTTCCGCTTTGCGGCTGACCCCGGCATATCCGGGGAAATGCTGATGACCATGGCGACCCAATCCCCCTATCCGGTTTCCTTTGGAACCACCGGCAACGGCAATCTTGAGATTAAAGTTCGTTTGCGTTCCGTGGTCCAAGAAGAGCTTTTAGAGGCGATTCATAAAGTATTAATGGTATTTAATGGTATTGCGTCCAAAACAGCATCCTGATATAATTGCTTTTAACGGATGCGAAAGGGTGTGTAATAATGAGGAGTTTCCGTAAAGGAATAATTGCGGCCTTAGTTTTGACCTTGGCCTTGACTGGATGTTCTTCCGCCGGCGGGGATCAGTGGGCAGCCAAAGTGAATGGCGAAACCATCACAGAGCAGGACTTTGCCGCTCGGGTCTCTAATGTGCAAAAGGCCTATGAAGGCATGGGAATGGACTTCAGCACCGATCAGGGCAAAGAGGCATTAAATCAAGTGAAGAGCCAGGTTCTTGAAGCGATGATTGCTTCCCGGCTTGTCATACAGGAAGCGCAAAGACTTAAGC
This genomic stretch from Desulfitobacterium chlororespirans DSM 11544 harbors:
- the mfd gene encoding transcription-repair coupling factor — its product is MGVLLADVHGFVLPERKDFLKTLSHYLRLGFDIEAVDKAISYKEWPQMIYNLTGSQKPAFAAQLIQKGKPGLIITYSEELAQKWVNDLRSWLPGEDVLYFPSSEWLPFEVLGKSRETTIERIRVLNRLAQDNQCTVVVPALAVNQRSFSRRRWQEYILELKEGTSYDLKDLAQKLITAGYERLDVVDGKGQFAIRGGIMDIAPLDGEPLRIEFFDDEVDSIRVFDLETQKSTETLKSVKIPPALEVVIRPEELEKLGWEVRAQARKQAGRLNRSGRSDVAEQVMKQAQRIEERLRTGRVDESIYPYLSLLEEPLEPFFSLLSQDHYVILDEPLRLKEQLEFQQKERLEEYTQALAKGEEFYSPEDQFVSYEQFLRYGEKHPFVLISTLPREIPGVAPKRIFNLNARPLTGFMGKTGILVDEIEHWQKSGHIVNLFVGDEEHAERMLQGLRDRGALAKKHELHEPVQEGGVYVYSSSLDQGFELPLSKLIVLSEAEIYKRERKAAVKRKKAPEKTGQRLQFADLKPGDFVVHVHHGIGQFMGIERIAVGGVEKDYFSVKYAGQDKLYVPLDQLNFLQKYLGSDAETLPKLYKLGGSEWKKVKAKAKSAIKEMAFDLVKLYAQREATKGYAFSPDNVWQQEFEEKFPYQETPDQMQCIVEVKQDMMRQRPMDRLLCGDVGYGKTEVALRAAFKAVMDSKQVAVLVPTTILAQQHFNTFQERFMGYPVSIQMLSRFRSAKEQKLILQGLKEGSIDIVVGTHKLVSDSIKFKDLGLLIVDEEQRFGVAHKEKLKTLKANVDVLTLSATPIPRTLHMSLVGVRDLSIIETPPEDRFPVQTYVAEFRPDVVREAIRREIQRGGQVFFVHNRVEDMEQVVHFLSQLVPEARYGIAHGQMSEKELEQEMLAFLEHESDVLVCTTIIETGLDMPNVNTLIIDEADRLGLGQLYQLRGRVGRSNRRAYSYFLYKPQKVLTEVAEKRLAAIREFTEFGSGLKIAMRDLEIRGAGNLIGAQQHGHLAALGFELYSQMLKEAVQELKGEKVEEKIETSIEVQVDAYLPDIYIGERQLKAALYQRMVAIDNEEDLSMMIDELIDRFGTPPREVENLLKIVRIKWMASGMKIEQIQQLKQQMVFRFAADPGISGEMLMTMATQSPYPVSFGTTGNGNLEIKVRLRSVVQEELLEAIHKVLMVFNGIASKTAS